A stretch of the Corylus avellana chromosome ca6, CavTom2PMs-1.0 genome encodes the following:
- the LOC132185375 gene encoding uncharacterized protein LOC132185375 — protein sequence MHSGNCLYGKSGCFKCGKPGHIARDCRTPANNQANQNRSEGQRTTAPARVYALTPSDAAASKDVVTGTLPISSGIASVLFDSGATHSFVSYFFVKACCLESEALDVNLAVATPIGSIILCTLVVKNCPILVEGHVMPANLVIFEMSGFDIILGMDWLSMYHAYVDCFHKEIVFRPPGAAEFKIRGNQNTGTVKLISALRATKLLRSGCSGYLACVTEEKIRIQA from the coding sequence ATGCATAGTGGGAATTGCCTCTACGGGAAATCAGGCTGCTTTAAGTGCGGGAAACCTGGACATATCGCGAGAGACTGTAGGACTCCTGCCAACAACCAAGCCAATCAGAACCGCTCAGAGGGACAGAGAACCACGGCACCTGCTCGGGTATATGCTTTGACACCAAGCGATGCAGCGGCGTCAAAGGACGTAGTAACAGGTACTCTTCCTATTTCGTCTGGTATAGCTTCTGTTCTTTTTGATTCAGGGGCAACACACTCGTTTGTGTCGTATTTCTTTGTTAAAGCCTGTTGTCTGGAGTCTGAAGCCTTAGATGTAAATTTAGCAGTTGCTACACCGATAGGGAGTATAATTTTATGCACCTTAGTAGTTAAGAATTGTCCTATTTTAGTTGAAGGCCATGTCATGCCCGCGAATCTCGTTATCTTTGAGATGAGCgggtttgatattattttaggcATGGATTGGCTATCCATGTATCATGCTTACGTGGACTGCTTCCACAAGGAGATCGTGTTTAGACCACCGGGAGCAGCAGAGTTCAAGATTCGGGGGAATCAGAATACCGGCACAGTCAAATTGATATCTGCACTACGGGCGACCAAATTACTGAGAAGTGGGTGTTCAGGATACTTGGCTTGCGTGACAGAAGAAAAAATCAGGATACAAGCTTGA
- the LOC132185376 gene encoding uncharacterized protein LOC132185376: protein MAPPTRSRTNNIEEGHTEGNEAGNGGNTTANQQPEALTALAAQLVSLLAMGTNTKGGTSSEGQQGCTFGNFNRQRPPIFDGQPDAIATENWVLQIEKLMDVMNCTEEQRVKYATFYLTEGAERWWTAQKEHLQQRLGAIIPWMDFKEAFLERFFPQTTRQAKAQEFTDLIQGSMTVEQYAAKFIELSRFAPYLVSTEELTARKFERGL from the coding sequence ATGGCACCCCCGACTCGCAGCCGTACTAACAACATCGAGGAGGGTCATACCGAGGGCAACGAGGCTGGGAACGGAGGAAACACCACTGCCAACCAGCAACCGGAAGCTTTGACTGCGTTGGCAGCGCAACTTGTGAGCTTACTGGCAATGGGTACCAATACCAAGGGAGGAACATCCAGtgaagggcagcaagggtgtacTTTCGGAAACTTTAATCGGCAACGCCCTCCTATTTTTGATGGACAACCCGACGCAATAGCTACCGAAAACTGGGTCTTACAAATAGAGAAGCTGATGGATGTGATGAACTGCACTGAAGAACAGAGGGTCAAGTATGCTACCTTCTACCTCACTGAGGGAGCTGAACGGTGGTGGACCGCTCAGAAGGAACACCTGCAACAACGACTAGGCGCAATCATTCCCTGGATGGACTTCAAGGAGGCGTTCTTGGAGCGATTCTTTCCTCAAACTACTCGACAGGCCAAGGCCCAGGAATTTACAGATTTGATTCAAGGATCAATGACGGTGGAGCAATATGCTGCCAAGTTCATTGAACTTTCTCGCTTCGCGCCTTACTTGGTGTCCACAGAAGAGCTCACAGCAAGAAAGTTTGAACGAGGGTTATAG